The sequence GCAAAAGTGGGGAATTTCTTCTGCAACTTTGTCCTATTTTATTTTGCAACAAACAGGGATCAGTTCATTAAAATTGTTTACAAGCTCGTTTTATTTAAAACCATTTTATAAATTAAAAGAAGTTTTTTTATTTTCTAAAGCTTTTGCAAGCATCTACATAAGCCAGTATGTTCTCCCAAGGCACCTCAGGTTCAAGCATATGCGTCGGAGTGCAGCACAATCCGCCTTTATCCCCTGCTATTTCAAGGTTTTTATAGACTGTATCTCTAATCTCTTCAGGAGTGCCAAAGGGCATGATTGTCTGGGTCCCTATAGTACCATTGAAGGAAAGCCTGTTGCCGAATTCCTCATGTATCTCCTTAAAATCCATACATTCAGGCTGAACCGGATTCAACACATCAATACCTGCATCAATCAAATCATTTATAAAAGGTTTCACATATCCACAGGAATGGTATATTATAATCACATCCTGTTTTTCTTTCCTTATTGCATCTATGACCTTTTTCAATCTCGGCTTAAGCCAGGTCCGATACATTTCTTTGCTCATCATAATGGTTTTCTGCATGCCTATATCGTCGCCAAGCTTTATTATATCCACACCGGACCTGGCATAAGCAGTCCCTCTTATACAAGCAGCCTCTGTTACCCTGTCAAGAAGATATTCGGCCTTTTCGTCCTCCATCATCATATCCATCATGAGCTCTTCCATGCTTCTCATATACCAGCTTGTTTCCCATATTGTACATTCCATGCCCCCTACGGCTGCCAATCCCATGGCATGTATGTCCTCCACCTGTTTCTTCTGGTGTTCTCCGCTTGCCATGCTGTAATCGGGGAAAGGATATTCTTCAAGCCGGCTCAGGCTGTCGATGTTCGCCAGGGGATGTCTCATCCTTGTCATATGTTTTGAAGTTTCGCTTCCGGGTTCATAAGCCACTCCCCATACATCAAAGGTTGTCCCAGGCAGCAGCTCATAATCATAATAACTTCGGAATTTTTCAGTATCCACATCGGGAAGTCTTAAATCGTCAACCGTTCTTGACGAAAATCCAAAATACTCAGCATAGTCAGTCCGGCCTGTCCTCTCCTTAAAAGTTTCATACAATGATGGGCACAAATTAAACTCTACAGGGACCTCACTGTAACCCTGCCTCCTGTATAACGAAATAAGGTTGTCTCTTTTATTCATATGTAGTAACCTCCATATATTTTATTTTCAAGATTTCATACAAAGAAATGAAGGGACGGTTCACAACATTATGGCATTGACATATACCCCAGTGGCCTATCTATCGGATTTATATATACCTAAATTCCGAACAATGATATGTGAAAGATGAATGAACTGTCCCACATCTACGCATATTTTTTATATGTATTATCATCTCTATGGCATTTTACAATATAATTTGAATAATTCCCCTAAAATTATCGCTATTAAAGAGCTCGAGAGGGTCCCGACAAGATAATAATCACTGAAATCATTGCTCCTAAACTGCCTGAACCTGGCTATAGATTTGGCTGCAATCACGAATGCTATGCTTTCATAATGAGAACTTATAACAAACAGGAAAATAATTATCCTCTCAAGTATTCCTATGGCTTCTCCATATTTATACGGCGATTTATTCCGATCTTCATTGGCAGCTGCCGTCTCCTGTATCGTCTCGTTTGCCGGTATTTTGGCCGTATGAGTACTCTGCATGCTTCTTTTATCAGCCTGGCTGTCTTTAAGCTGTTCCGGTAAATTTAAAAAAAGCTTTACTGCGACAGTCCCACCATTTATTAGAAAAAGCATGCATGAGATAAATAAAATGGTGGAGGTAAAATTGCCATATTGAGCATGTTCCAATTCGGGATATGTAAGGTGCAGCCATACAGCCGCTTTTTGTCCTGCCAAGTTAAGTGTTACCCTTTTATACAGGGGATTCAATACAAATATAAATGCTATATGTAAAATCTGGTCAATTATAAAAAATACTATTTGCAGCTCACATTTAAACTTTTTTTCACAATTTATTTTTAAATAGTCTATTATAAAATGTGAAATGGATAGTATAAGGATACATAAAACCATATAGCCGCCGATAAGAGGAAGAGTCAGTACAAAAACAGAAGCAAGGAACATCAGGGAATGTTTTAAAAGTATTTTGGAATCTTTTCTCTTCAGCCTGCTCATAACATCATTCTGAATATAAAAGTCATTAAGCACATGGCTTAATATAAATAGATTTATTATCATTTTGTTGTACATATAAAACCTCACCAGTTTCTTCATAAAATATTCATCTGCTATAATGCATTTAAGGCGTATATTTTATGTTTATGTATTGTACAATGCATATTTCATAAGTATGTACTATACAGTGCATATTTCATGAGTATGCATTATGGAGTGTATCATTTTTTATAATGTCTGCTTATAATTTCATCAAGCATTGTGTCCACCATATTTCCGCTTAAGAAAATCAACAATATTCTTTTCTGCATATTTTATTTCATAATAACCTGCATTATTTAATAACCTGCTAACCGATCCCTGAGTCACTTTCAGCTCGTCAGCCACGGCACACTGAGATTTTTTCTTATTATATAGCTCAATAGCCTGGTTCTGCTTTGGAGTCATTTTATCTTTATATACCTCCATAAGATAAATCAATGAATTTATCAATTCATCTTCAGCGGAGCCTGTACAAAAACAAATGGACGGCTTTTTCTCCTTGGCACGCATCACCATACTGCGGGCATTATGATATGCCGGTCCGTCAGACCTTATTGCAATACTATAAT comes from Clostridiales bacterium and encodes:
- a CDS encoding uroporphyrinogen decarboxylase family protein translates to MNKRDNLISLYRRQGYSEVPVEFNLCPSLYETFKERTGRTDYAEYFGFSSRTVDDLRLPDVDTEKFRSYYDYELLPGTTFDVWGVAYEPGSETSKHMTRMRHPLANIDSLSRLEEYPFPDYSMASGEHQKKQVEDIHAMGLAAVGGMECTIWETSWYMRSMEELMMDMMMEDEKAEYLLDRVTEAACIRGTAYARSGVDIIKLGDDIGMQKTIMMSKEMYRTWLKPRLKKVIDAIRKEKQDVIIIYHSCGYVKPFINDLIDAGIDVLNPVQPECMDFKEIHEEFGNRLSFNGTIGTQTIMPFGTPEEIRDTVYKNLEIAGDKGGLCCTPTHMLEPEVPWENILAYVDACKSFRK
- a CDS encoding DUF3307 domain-containing protein — protein: MYNKMIINLFILSHVLNDFYIQNDVMSRLKRKDSKILLKHSLMFLASVFVLTLPLIGGYMVLCILILSISHFIIDYLKINCEKKFKCELQIVFFIIDQILHIAFIFVLNPLYKRVTLNLAGQKAAVWLHLTYPELEHAQYGNFTSTILFISCMLFLINGGTVAVKLFLNLPEQLKDSQADKRSMQSTHTAKIPANETIQETAAANEDRNKSPYKYGEAIGILERIIIFLFVISSHYESIAFVIAAKSIARFRQFRSNDFSDYYLVGTLSSSLIAIILGELFKLYCKMP
- a CDS encoding SatD family protein, whose amino-acid sequence is MDYCAIIGDIVKSRELGNRVEVQKQFVGVVEHMVNDKYKEYIASRFTVTLGDEFQGLLYGKYSYLSCEIIKFISQNMKPVKLVYGVGIGGMDIQPDYSIAIRSDGPAYHNARSMVMRAKEKKPSICFCTGSAEDELINSLIYLMEVYKDKMTPKQNQAIELYNKKKSQCAVADELKVTQGSVSRLLNNAGYYEIKYAEKNIVDFLKRKYGGHNA